Genomic window (Fluviispira vulneris):
TCTAGAATCACCAGAAAAATCGTAAGTCATCCCATAGGGCATAATTTTATCAGCAGCCTTTTTTAAAAAAGCAATACCTGTTGAAGTTGTTTGTCCTGGCATCATGACGGCAGAAAATGTAGCAGAGTTGAGTTGCTGAAATTGATTTAGTGAATTGGGTTCAGAGCTGATATTAAAATTAATAAAGTTTGATAACGGAACAAATGATCCAGAATTATTTTTTATATAAGTTTTCTTAAGATCAGAAGGATTGTAGCGATCATTATCTGCTAATTGAGGAATTATTTTATAACTTCTTCCGTCCATGCTGAAAAGATTAGTATAATTACCACCTAAAAATGTCGATAATTGTTGGCCTATTTGCTGCATAGATATATTTCCATCAGCTGCTTTCGATTTGTCGATTGCGATATTTAATTGTGGAGTTTCAAAACTCAAATCACTATCAACAACTATAAAAAGTCCGCTTTTTTTTGCAATAGCCTTTAGTTCTTCCATGACTAAATAAATATTTGTGTAATTATCTGTTGATTTAAGTACCATTTGCAAAGGAAATCCTGAGCTACCTGTTGGCAAATCAGGTAAAGCAAAGATAAACGCTTTTATACCTGATATTTCATTCAAATCATTTTGGATAATTGTTTGCAAATCTTTAGCACTTCTTTGTCGTTCACTCCATGGTTTGAATACAAATCCTGCAAAAGCATCGGTTTCACTGCCTCTGCCATTTGCAATAAAGTGAGCTGCTCGTTCTGGATATTTACTAAATATATTATTGATTTGATCTGTGTATTTTTCTAAATATCGGATATTTGCGTATTTTGGTGCTGTCGCAATTGTTAATAAAAATCCTTGATCTTCCTGCGGAGCAAGCTGCTTAGGTGTTAAAATAAAAAGAAAGAAAACGCTGATAAGTACAACTCCTCCAAATAAAAGGACCACAGGTCTAAAATTTAGTATAGATTTTAATTTTTTTTCATAAAAATTTTGGAGATCAGTAAACTTATGATCTATCCAATGGGCAAAGCCTTTGCTTGTGTCACCAGTTGTTAAAATTTTAGAACACATCATGGGCGATAATGTTAATGCAATCACACCTGAAACGATGACTGAAGCAGCTAAAGTTAAAGCAAATTCTTTAAATAGCGCACCCGTTAACCCACCCATTAATCCGATAGGTGCATACACTGCACTGAGGGTGATGGTCATTGTTATAACCGGTAATGCTATTTCTTTTGCACCGATCAAAGAGGCTTCAAATGCATTTTTTCCTTCTTCTAAATGACGCTGGATATTTTCTACGACAACGATGGCATCATCAACAACCAGTCCAATTGCTAGAACCATGGATAAAAGTGTGAGTAAATTAATTGTATATCCAAGTAAAAACATTATGGAACAGACACCGACAAGAGAAAGCGGAATCGTTATAATTGGGATTATGACAGAGCGGAGTGAGCCTAAGAATAAGAAAATAACAATTATGACAATAATTGTTGCTTCACCAAGAGTTTTAATAACATCTTTAATTGACGCTGAAA
Coding sequences:
- a CDS encoding efflux RND transporter permease subunit, which encodes MKFTDIFIQRPVLSTVVSLLIFIVGLKSVFNLDVRQYPKVENTVITVTTTYPGANAQLMQGFITQPLQTSIASADGIDYINSTSSQGVSTIQAHLKLNFNSATAFADILAKVNAVTGQLPRDANNPVITKTTGSSIALLYISYSSDKISSQQIYDVLTRIVQPNIQSVSGVASADILGGNPFAMRIWLQPDKMAALNITADDVNKALTSNSYLSAAGQLKGQYTITNIKAETDLHSVEEFNNLVVKETKGKLIRMRNISEVELGSENYSSSVTFNGKKGVFIGVNSVPTANPLTVVQDVRKILPDILKSLPPSLNQVVVYDSTEFISASIKDVIKTLGEATIIVIIVIFLFLGSLRSVIIPIITIPLSLVGVCSIMFLLGYTINLLTLLSMVLAIGLVVDDAIVVVENIQRHLEEGKNAFEASLIGAKEIALPVITMTITLSAVYAPIGLMGGLTGALFKEFALTLAASVIVSGVIALTLSPMMCSKILTTGDTSKGFAHWIDHKFTDLQNFYEKKLKSILNFRPVVLLFGGVVLISVFFLFILTPKQLAPQEDQGFLLTIATAPKYANIRYLEKYTDQINNIFSKYPERAAHFIANGRGSETDAFAGFVFKPWSERQRSAKDLQTIIQNDLNEISGIKAFIFALPDLPTGSSGFPLQMVLKSTDNYTNIYLVMEELKAIAKKSGLFIVVDSDLSFETPQLNIAIDKSKAADGNISMQQIGQQLSTFLGGNYTNLFSMDGRSYKIIPQLADNDRYNPSDLKKTYIKNNSGSFVPLSNFINFNISSEPNSLNQFQQLNSATFSAVMMPGQTTSTGIAFLKKAADKIMPYGMTYDFSGDSRTEQQEGNALILTFGFALIIIFLVLSAQFESFRDPLIIMISVPMAICGALIPLNLGFATINIYTEIGLITLIGLITKHGILMVEFANQLRLEQNYDIRTAIEKAASIRLRPILMTTAAMVLAVIPLIIASGAGAASRHDIGIVIASGLTIGTLFTLFVVPTMYTYLAKQNIHLKKLKNEKEES